The Streptomyces sp. NBC_00691 genome has a segment encoding these proteins:
- a CDS encoding GntR family transcriptional regulator, which yields MTDGRRADSTAAGDGTASTSPAPGPGPAHATSSPAPLSTRAREAVLQRIVDRRYAQGARLVEREVAEELGMSRVPVREALRALATEGLLELLPHSGVRVRRLEPADVEHLYEVWEPLTVQASRLAARARAAGDSEGLAALEAALHQAESAAAADEATREVAAHTAFHERMVAMSGNPLLARTMEQLSWQLRLVFGLREEPAHMRAQHAEMYRHIAAGDAEAAAASALLHVRDSRAVALRSLFGEA from the coding sequence GTGACGGACGGACGACGGGCCGACTCGACGGCCGCGGGGGACGGGACGGCGAGCACGAGCCCCGCACCGGGGCCGGGCCCGGCCCACGCCACCTCCTCGCCTGCGCCGCTGAGCACGCGCGCGCGTGAGGCGGTCCTGCAGCGGATCGTGGACCGGCGGTACGCCCAGGGCGCCCGTCTCGTCGAGCGCGAGGTCGCGGAGGAGCTCGGCATGTCGCGCGTGCCGGTGCGCGAGGCGCTGCGTGCCCTGGCCACCGAGGGTCTCCTGGAGCTGCTCCCGCACAGCGGCGTGCGCGTCCGCCGCCTGGAACCCGCCGACGTGGAGCACCTGTACGAGGTGTGGGAACCGCTCACGGTCCAGGCGTCCCGGCTGGCCGCGCGGGCGCGCGCCGCGGGCGACTCCGAGGGGCTGGCCGCCCTCGAAGCGGCGCTGCACCAGGCCGAGTCGGCGGCCGCCGCGGACGAGGCGACCCGCGAGGTGGCCGCCCACACGGCGTTCCACGAGCGCATGGTGGCGATGTCGGGCAACCCGCTGCTGGCCCGCACGATGGAGCAGCTGAGCTGGCAGCTGCGGCTCGTGTTCGGCCTGCGCGAGGAGCCCGCGCACATGCGGGCCCAGCACGCCGAGATGTACCGGCACATCGCGGCGGGGGACGCGGAGGCGGCCGCGGCGAGCGCGCTGCTGCACGTCCGGGACAGCAGGGCCGTGGCGCTGCGGTCCCTCTTCGGCGAAGCCTGA
- a CDS encoding BCCT family transporter: MSQEDQGPDGRRTGAERGGREGLPVTADLPGRPDHHQRARTDRIVFGVTAVLTVAFVVWGSTATDSLESASSDLLEGLIRNGGWAFMLAASGFVVFALWLAISRYGRIKLGQESEGPEFRTVSWIAMMFSAGMGIGLMFYGVSEPLAHYGTPPPGTHPADSAERMQTAMATTLFHWTLHPWAIYAVVGLAIAYSTFRRRRRQTISAVFVPLIGEKAAYGGPGRVIDILAIFATLFGSAASLGLGALQIGSGFEELGWMEKTGTGLLVAIIAVLTVAFVFSAVSGVEKGIQWLSNINMVLAGVLALFVFIAGPTIIVLDLLPTSIAAYIDELPQLAGRTEATSGAEIHDWLGSWTVFYWAWWISWTPFVGMFIARISRGRTIRQFVGGVILVPSTVSLVWFAIFGGTAMKLSEQGDLAGESTPEGQLFGVLQEFPLTGTMSLLVMILVGIFFVSGADAASIVMGTLSQRGAFEPTRPVVVFWGVVTGAVAAIMLLIGDGQGDALAGLQNLTILVAAPFVLVMIGMCVALMRDLRKDPLIVRGEVGVEVVELAVIAGHEQYDGDFELRIGPGTQDTDAP, encoded by the coding sequence GTGTCGCAGGAAGATCAGGGGCCGGACGGTCGCCGAACAGGCGCCGAACGGGGCGGGCGGGAAGGGCTGCCGGTGACGGCGGACCTCCCGGGCCGCCCAGACCACCACCAGCGCGCCCGTACCGACCGGATCGTGTTCGGTGTCACCGCAGTCCTCACCGTGGCGTTCGTCGTCTGGGGCTCCACGGCCACGGACAGCCTGGAGAGCGCGTCGAGCGATCTCCTCGAAGGGCTCATCCGCAACGGCGGCTGGGCGTTCATGCTGGCCGCGTCCGGCTTCGTGGTCTTCGCGCTCTGGCTGGCCATCAGCCGCTACGGCCGGATCAAGCTCGGCCAGGAGAGCGAGGGCCCGGAGTTCCGGACGGTGTCATGGATCGCCATGATGTTCAGCGCCGGTATGGGGATCGGCCTGATGTTCTACGGGGTGAGCGAGCCGCTCGCCCACTACGGAACCCCGCCGCCCGGCACCCACCCCGCGGACTCCGCCGAGCGCATGCAGACCGCCATGGCCACCACCCTCTTCCACTGGACGCTCCATCCGTGGGCGATCTACGCGGTCGTCGGCCTCGCCATCGCGTACTCCACGTTCCGGCGGCGGCGCCGTCAGACCATCAGCGCCGTGTTCGTCCCCCTGATCGGTGAGAAGGCGGCGTACGGAGGGCCCGGGCGGGTCATCGACATCCTGGCCATCTTCGCCACCCTCTTCGGCTCCGCGGCCTCGCTCGGTCTGGGCGCGCTCCAGATCGGCAGCGGTTTCGAGGAGCTGGGCTGGATGGAGAAGACCGGCACGGGGCTGCTCGTCGCCATCATCGCCGTGCTGACCGTGGCCTTCGTCTTCTCCGCCGTGTCCGGTGTGGAGAAGGGCATCCAGTGGCTCTCCAACATCAACATGGTGCTCGCCGGGGTGCTCGCCCTGTTCGTGTTCATCGCGGGCCCCACCATCATCGTGCTCGACCTGCTGCCCACGTCGATCGCCGCCTACATCGACGAACTGCCGCAGCTCGCCGGCCGCACGGAGGCCACCAGCGGTGCGGAGATCCATGACTGGCTGGGCAGCTGGACGGTCTTCTACTGGGCCTGGTGGATCTCGTGGACGCCCTTCGTCGGCATGTTCATCGCCCGGATCAGCCGGGGCCGCACCATCCGTCAGTTCGTCGGCGGCGTCATCCTGGTGCCCAGCACGGTCAGCCTGGTGTGGTTCGCCATCTTCGGCGGCACGGCGATGAAGCTCAGCGAGCAGGGCGACCTGGCGGGCGAGTCGACCCCGGAAGGTCAACTCTTCGGAGTGCTGCAGGAGTTCCCGCTCACCGGCACCATGAGTCTGCTCGTGATGATCCTCGTCGGCATCTTCTTCGTCTCGGGCGCGGACGCCGCCTCGATCGTCATGGGCACGCTCTCCCAGCGCGGCGCCTTCGAACCCACCCGCCCCGTGGTGGTGTTCTGGGGCGTCGTGACCGGCGCGGTCGCCGCCATCATGCTCCTCATCGGCGACGGCCAGGGCGATGCCCTCGCGGGTCTGCAGAATCTGACGATCTTGGTGGCGGCCCCGTTCGTGCTGGTGATGATCGGCATGTGCGTGGCCCTGATGCGGGACCTCCGCAAGGACCCGCTGATCGTCCGCGGCGAGGTGGGTGTGGAGGTCGTCGAACTCGCGGTGATCGCCGGCCACGAGCAGTACGACGGCGACTTCGAGCTGAGGATCGGCCCCGGCACCCAGGACACCGACGCGCCCTGA
- a CDS encoding ATP-binding cassette domain-containing protein produces MPEPPVLSLRGISKRFGAVQALKDFDLDVHPGEVVALVGDNGAGKSTAVKSIAGVNPPDEGVITWEGKPVSISRPHDAQNLGIATVYQDLALCDNLDVVANLFLGRELRRFGVLDEVRMDQRARELLDTLSIRIPSVRIPVASLSGGQRQTVAIARSLIGAPKVVILDEPTAALGVEQTAEVLDLVERLREQGLGTILISHNMVDVMAVADRIAVMRLGRNNGFFDKRSTTTEEIISAITGATDSAVTRRQARKREQEEE; encoded by the coding sequence TTGCCGGAGCCACCCGTGCTCTCACTGCGGGGGATCTCCAAGCGGTTCGGCGCGGTCCAGGCGCTGAAGGACTTCGACCTGGACGTGCACCCCGGTGAGGTGGTCGCGCTGGTCGGCGACAACGGCGCCGGCAAGTCGACCGCCGTCAAGTCGATCGCCGGGGTGAACCCGCCCGACGAGGGCGTCATCACCTGGGAGGGAAAGCCGGTCTCCATCAGCCGGCCGCACGACGCCCAGAACCTCGGAATCGCCACGGTCTACCAGGACCTGGCGCTGTGCGACAACCTCGACGTGGTCGCCAACCTGTTCCTCGGCCGGGAACTGCGGCGCTTCGGCGTGCTCGACGAGGTCCGCATGGACCAGCGGGCCCGTGAGCTGCTCGACACCCTGTCCATCCGCATCCCGAGCGTCCGCATCCCCGTGGCCTCGCTCTCCGGCGGTCAGCGCCAGACGGTGGCGATCGCCCGTTCCCTGATCGGCGCTCCGAAGGTCGTCATCCTGGACGAACCCACCGCCGCTCTCGGCGTGGAGCAGACGGCCGAGGTCCTCGACCTGGTCGAACGGCTCCGCGAGCAGGGCCTCGGGACCATCCTGATCAGCCACAACATGGTGGACGTGATGGCCGTCGCCGACCGGATCGCGGTGATGCGCCTCGGCCGGAACAACGGCTTCTTCGACAAGCGCTCGACGACCACCGAGGAGATCATCTCCGCGATCACGGGGGCCACCGACAGTGCCGTCACCCGCCGCCAGGCGCGTAAGCGGGAGCAGGAGGAGGAGTGA
- a CDS encoding amidohydrolase family protein produces the protein MCVEAIPPPSSTLTRRGILAGAAALAGTMAAAGQATAAVDGRGASSGRRAPGTAARLGHLVIQGGTLLDPATGEVTENAVVVIEDGTVRAAGRRGAVAVPQGVEVLDAHGRWILPGLVDAHIHLSTAAEARDAVRKGATSARSGSTSFYQDIAVRELARHSPALAPRLTAAGVFVTPDLGDTVLADPDLTPLARLKDGVRSAEALRRVVEVNLARGADVIKTRVNERAGLPEQDPLAQVYSREQLAEIVAAARRRGKGVLCHSYSEQGCHDAVMAGIRSLEHGAFVGEHTLREMRRRGTYFTPTLTAIAGLAESSDPVLAERGRTYLPVLKRAVLAAHELGVPLAAGTDSSGGVVDPIGGEVVLMHSAGLSPLDAIRTATTGAARLLGLDRTAGRLTRGHAGDALLLSGDPLADLTVLERPVGVVRAGVVA, from the coding sequence ATGTGCGTCGAAGCCATCCCGCCGCCCTCCAGCACACTGACCCGCCGCGGGATCCTCGCCGGGGCGGCCGCCCTCGCGGGCACCATGGCCGCGGCGGGGCAGGCGACCGCCGCCGTCGACGGCCGCGGAGCCTCCTCCGGGCGCCGCGCCCCCGGCACCGCCGCACGGCTGGGACACCTCGTGATCCAGGGCGGCACCCTCCTGGACCCGGCCACCGGCGAGGTCACCGAGAACGCCGTCGTCGTCATCGAGGACGGCACCGTCCGGGCCGCCGGCCGCCGGGGCGCAGTCGCCGTACCGCAGGGCGTCGAGGTGCTCGACGCGCACGGCCGCTGGATCCTGCCGGGCCTGGTCGACGCGCACATCCACCTCAGCACCGCGGCCGAGGCACGCGACGCCGTCCGCAAGGGCGCGACGAGCGCGCGCAGCGGATCGACCTCCTTCTACCAGGACATCGCCGTCCGCGAACTCGCCCGGCACAGCCCCGCGCTCGCGCCGCGTCTGACGGCCGCCGGCGTGTTCGTGACCCCGGACCTCGGCGACACCGTGCTCGCCGACCCCGACCTCACCCCGCTCGCCCGTCTCAAGGACGGAGTGCGCTCGGCGGAGGCGCTGCGGCGGGTGGTGGAGGTGAACCTCGCCCGCGGCGCGGACGTGATCAAGACCCGGGTCAACGAACGCGCCGGGCTCCCTGAGCAGGACCCGCTGGCCCAGGTCTACTCGCGCGAACAGCTCGCCGAGATCGTGGCGGCGGCCCGGCGCCGCGGCAAGGGCGTCCTCTGCCACAGCTACAGCGAGCAGGGCTGCCACGACGCCGTCATGGCGGGCATCCGCTCCCTGGAGCACGGCGCGTTCGTCGGCGAGCACACGCTGCGCGAAATGCGCCGCCGGGGGACGTACTTCACGCCGACCCTCACCGCGATCGCCGGACTGGCCGAGTCGTCCGACCCGGTCCTCGCCGAGCGCGGACGCACCTACCTGCCGGTCCTGAAGCGCGCGGTCCTCGCCGCGCACGAACTCGGGGTCCCGCTCGCCGCCGGCACCGATTCGTCGGGCGGCGTCGTGGACCCGATCGGCGGTGAGGTCGTCCTGATGCACTCCGCGGGCCTGTCTCCGCTCGACGCGATCCGCACGGCGACGACGGGCGCGGCCCGTCTGCTGGGCCTCGACCGCACGGCGGGCCGCCTCACCCGCGGCCACGCCGGCGACGCACTCCTGCTGTCGGGCGACCCGCTGGCGGACCTGACCGTGCTGGAGCGTCCCGTGGGGGTGGTACGGGCGGGAGTCGTGGCCTGA
- a CDS encoding VOC family protein, with the protein MAVTFNHTIIAAKDRHESARFFRELLELPEAPSWGPFVNVQLADGVLIQFAEPPVEIQMQHYAFLVDDELFERAHQRLRDQGVEHWADPQMKRPGETNDEHGGRGVYFKDPGGHAFELITRPYL; encoded by the coding sequence ATGGCAGTCACGTTCAACCACACCATCATCGCCGCCAAGGACCGCCACGAGTCCGCGCGGTTCTTCCGGGAGTTGCTGGAACTCCCCGAAGCGCCGTCCTGGGGGCCCTTCGTCAACGTCCAGCTGGCCGACGGCGTGCTCATCCAGTTCGCCGAGCCGCCGGTCGAGATCCAGATGCAGCACTACGCCTTCCTCGTCGACGACGAGCTCTTCGAGCGGGCCCACCAGCGACTCCGCGACCAGGGCGTCGAGCACTGGGCCGACCCGCAGATGAAGCGGCCCGGTGAGACGAACGACGAGCACGGTGGCCGGGGGGTCTATTTCAAGGACCCGGGCGGTCACGCGTTCGAGCTGATCACTCGGCCCTACCTGTAG
- a CDS encoding sugar ABC transporter substrate-binding protein: MTRTLRGAIALAGATALCLGAVATSGAAQPGAAAQDDVRIGLLLPESKTTRYEKFDRPYIEAKIKELAPGAQIDYYNAAESATTQQQQVNTALAKGDKVLILDAVDAKSIQSSVQKAHDAGVKVVAYDRLAQGPVDSYVSYDNRKVGELQGQALLDALGDKASSGQIVMHNGSPTDPNAAEFKAGAHSVLDGKVKIGKEYDTPNWDPNNANQQMSGAISALGKDNIVGVYSANDGLAAGIATALKAAGINVPLTGQDAQLDAIQRILLGTQTITIMKPYKPEADIAAQMAVDFAEGKPLPSDLVPTTVTSGSGQKVPANLLTPVVVDKTNIKDTVVKDGLYTVQEICTPTYAAACKDAGLQ, translated from the coding sequence ATGACCCGTACATTGCGGGGCGCGATAGCCCTCGCCGGAGCCACCGCCCTCTGTCTGGGCGCCGTGGCGACCAGCGGGGCGGCCCAGCCGGGGGCGGCGGCACAGGACGATGTGAGGATCGGCCTGCTGCTGCCGGAGAGCAAGACCACGCGGTACGAGAAGTTCGACCGGCCGTACATCGAGGCCAAGATCAAGGAACTGGCACCCGGCGCCCAGATCGACTACTACAACGCCGCGGAGAGCGCCACCACCCAGCAACAGCAGGTGAACACCGCGCTGGCCAAGGGCGACAAGGTCCTGATCCTGGACGCCGTGGACGCGAAGTCGATCCAGTCCTCCGTGCAGAAGGCCCATGACGCGGGCGTGAAGGTCGTCGCGTACGACCGCCTCGCGCAGGGCCCGGTCGACTCGTACGTCTCGTACGACAACCGCAAGGTGGGTGAGCTGCAGGGCCAGGCGCTCCTCGACGCGCTCGGCGACAAGGCGTCGAGCGGCCAGATCGTGATGCACAACGGGTCGCCGACCGACCCGAACGCGGCGGAGTTCAAGGCCGGCGCACACTCGGTCCTGGACGGCAAGGTGAAGATCGGCAAGGAGTACGACACGCCGAACTGGGACCCGAACAACGCCAACCAGCAGATGTCCGGCGCGATCAGCGCCCTGGGCAAGGACAACATCGTCGGCGTGTACTCGGCCAACGACGGACTGGCCGCCGGTATCGCCACGGCCCTGAAGGCGGCGGGCATCAACGTGCCGCTGACCGGCCAGGACGCCCAGCTCGACGCGATCCAGCGGATCCTGCTCGGCACGCAGACGATCACCATCATGAAGCCGTACAAGCCGGAGGCGGACATCGCGGCCCAGATGGCGGTCGACTTCGCCGAGGGCAAGCCGCTCCCGTCGGACCTGGTGCCCACCACCGTCACCAGCGGCAGTGGCCAGAAGGTCCCGGCCAACCTGCTCACGCCGGTCGTGGTCGACAAGACCAACATCAAGGACACCGTCGTGAAGGACGGCCTGTACACGGTTCAGGAGATCTGCACCCCGACGTACGCCGCTGCCTGCAAGGACGCCGGCCTCCAGTAG
- a CDS encoding sugar ABC transporter permease: MRRDRGRDPSGAGDSASQEPASGAVPAVDTRLLVREEGVKGYVDEFRRKLRSGELGSLPVVLAVIIIWTVFGSLNSTFLSAQNLSDLSQQIVGTGMIAVGIVFVLLLGEIDLSVGSVSGLCAAIFAVLNVLNGMNEWLALLVAIAGGAAVGLIQGFFFAKVGVPAFVVTLAGNLAWNGLMLQVLGSSGTVNIPSESIVSKLYSTIYHSPAAAYVAAAVGVGLFLAASLLDAQRRRAARVPFRPIAEIVLRTVVIAAIAFVTAYILNQYQGLPLALLIFLILLVLLDFVLRRTTYGRRIFAVGGNIEGARRAGISVPFIRMTVFSIAGTMAAVGGLFLAGQIQSASQTSGGGNLLMNVIAAAVIGGTSLFGGRGTVWSALLGALVIGSIQSGMNIMGVSNAVQFMITGSVLLAAVVVDSLSRRTQKAAGRA; this comes from the coding sequence ATGAGACGCGACCGAGGCCGCGACCCCTCCGGCGCCGGCGACTCCGCGAGCCAGGAGCCGGCATCCGGTGCCGTACCCGCCGTCGACACCCGTCTGCTCGTCCGCGAGGAGGGCGTGAAGGGGTACGTCGACGAGTTCCGGCGCAAGCTGCGCAGCGGCGAACTGGGTTCGCTGCCCGTCGTACTCGCCGTGATCATCATCTGGACCGTTTTCGGCAGCCTGAACAGCACGTTCCTCTCGGCGCAGAACCTGTCCGACCTCAGCCAGCAGATCGTCGGCACGGGCATGATCGCGGTCGGCATCGTCTTCGTGCTGCTGCTCGGCGAGATCGACCTGTCCGTCGGCTCGGTGAGCGGCCTGTGCGCCGCGATCTTCGCCGTGCTCAACGTCCTGAACGGCATGAACGAGTGGCTGGCGCTGCTCGTCGCCATCGCGGGCGGCGCCGCCGTCGGGCTCATCCAGGGCTTCTTCTTCGCGAAAGTCGGCGTGCCGGCGTTCGTGGTGACCCTGGCGGGCAACCTCGCCTGGAACGGACTCATGCTCCAGGTGCTGGGCTCCAGCGGCACGGTCAACATTCCCAGCGAGAGCATCGTCTCCAAGCTGTACTCGACGATCTACCACAGCCCGGCGGCCGCCTACGTGGCGGCGGCGGTCGGGGTCGGCCTGTTCCTGGCGGCCTCGCTGCTGGACGCCCAGCGCCGCAGGGCGGCCCGGGTGCCGTTCCGGCCGATCGCCGAGATCGTCCTGCGGACGGTGGTCATCGCCGCGATCGCCTTCGTCACCGCGTACATCCTCAACCAGTACCAGGGGCTGCCGCTGGCGCTGCTGATCTTCCTGATCCTGCTGGTGCTCCTGGACTTCGTGCTGCGGCGCACCACGTACGGCCGCCGGATCTTCGCGGTCGGCGGCAACATCGAGGGCGCGCGCAGGGCCGGCATCAGCGTGCCGTTCATCCGGATGACGGTCTTCTCGATCGCCGGGACGATGGCGGCGGTCGGCGGCCTCTTCCTCGCCGGGCAGATCCAGTCCGCGAGTCAGACGTCCGGCGGCGGCAACCTCCTGATGAACGTGATCGCCGCGGCCGTCATCGGCGGTACGAGCCTCTTCGGCGGCCGCGGCACCGTCTGGTCGGCGCTGCTCGGCGCGCTGGTGATCGGCTCCATCCAGTCGGGCATGAACATCATGGGCGTGAGCAACGCCGTCCAGTTCATGATCACTGGTTCGGTGCTGCTGGCCGCCGTGGTCGTGGACTCCCTGTCCCGCCGCACCCAGAAGGCGGCGGGCAGGGCGTGA
- a CDS encoding amidohydrolase family protein, whose amino-acid sequence MQSSSPSSPGPLSRRTMLAGAAALAGATASAAATAGPATAAAPAASGTATSGTSGRRTRTVVFRDVRPFGAARVRDLVVVDGRISDRPAPHGAKVVDGGGRIALPSLVDAHIHPDKTTWGGSWVSRRPASAIADYVAQDVELFRSQRRPVVERAYGLMSHAVSRGTRGMRAHADVAPAYGLAGVEGVAEARERLRHALDVQIVAFPQHGVIRTPGTAALLEKAAREGLIDMIGGIDPIGFDNALDDQLDVVFGIADRHGVGVDIHLHDRGEKGMKAMRGIVDRTRALSLAGKVTVSHVFCLPGLTDRELGSIAADLGDQDIALTTVAPSDSLVLPIARLREHGVRVGLGSDGVRDSWSPFGNADMMHRAHILGWVTDVRLDDELRDCYDVAAHGGADVMGLAHADFTAGSPADFVLVRGECLPQVVVDMPRRDMVVHGGVVVARDGEFLA is encoded by the coding sequence ATGCAGTCGTCCTCCCCCTCCTCCCCCGGCCCGCTGTCCCGTCGCACGATGCTGGCGGGAGCCGCAGCGCTGGCGGGTGCCACGGCCTCCGCGGCCGCCACGGCCGGGCCCGCGACGGCGGCGGCCCCGGCCGCCTCCGGAACGGCGACATCCGGCACCTCGGGGCGCAGGACCAGGACGGTCGTCTTCCGCGACGTCCGCCCGTTCGGCGCGGCGAGGGTCAGGGACCTCGTGGTCGTCGACGGCCGGATCTCGGACCGTCCGGCGCCGCACGGCGCGAAGGTCGTCGACGGGGGCGGCCGGATCGCGCTGCCGTCGCTCGTCGACGCGCACATCCACCCCGACAAGACGACCTGGGGCGGTTCGTGGGTGTCCCGGCGGCCGGCGAGCGCGATCGCCGACTACGTGGCGCAGGACGTCGAGCTGTTCCGCAGCCAGCGGCGCCCGGTGGTCGAACGGGCCTACGGGCTGATGTCGCACGCCGTGTCCCGGGGCACCCGCGGCATGCGGGCCCACGCGGACGTGGCACCGGCGTACGGCCTGGCGGGGGTGGAGGGCGTGGCCGAGGCCCGTGAGCGGTTGCGTCACGCCCTCGACGTCCAGATCGTGGCGTTCCCGCAGCACGGGGTGATCCGGACGCCCGGCACCGCCGCGCTCCTGGAGAAGGCCGCGCGCGAGGGCCTCATCGACATGATCGGCGGCATCGACCCGATCGGTTTCGACAACGCCCTCGACGATCAGCTGGACGTCGTGTTCGGCATCGCGGACCGCCACGGTGTGGGCGTGGACATCCACCTGCACGACCGGGGCGAGAAGGGCATGAAGGCGATGCGCGGCATCGTGGACCGCACGCGCGCGCTGTCCCTGGCAGGAAAGGTGACGGTCAGTCACGTGTTCTGTCTGCCGGGCCTGACGGACCGTGAACTGGGTTCGATCGCAGCCGACCTGGGTGATCAGGACATCGCGCTGACCACGGTCGCGCCCTCGGACTCACTGGTCCTCCCGATCGCGCGCCTGCGGGAGCACGGAGTGCGCGTCGGGCTCGGGTCGGACGGCGTGCGGGACTCGTGGAGCCCCTTCGGGAACGCCGACATGATGCATCGGGCGCACATCCTCGGCTGGGTGACGGATGTACGGCTGGACGACGAGCTGAGGGACTGTTACGACGTCGCGGCGCACGGGGGCGCGGACGTGATGGGTCTGGCGCACGCGGACTTCACGGCCGGATCCCCGGCCGACTTCGTCCTGGTCCGGGGCGAGTGCCTGCCGCAGGTGGTCGTGGACATGCCTCGCCGCGACATGGTGGTGCACGGCGGGGTCGTGGTGGCCAGGGACGGCGAGTTCCTGGCCTGA
- a CDS encoding pectate lyase family protein: MRRPVALRLHAAMATLALAAATGVVLSMPQASAATGGATGYATQNGGTTGGAGGQTVRATTGTAIHAALCSRASSSTPITIEVEGTINHANTAKVSGSSCNTAAGVIELKQISNVTLVGVGSGAVFDQLGIHIRESSNIIIQNVTVRNVKKSGSPISNGGDAIGMESDVRNVWVDHTTLEASGGESEGYDGLFDMKDNTQYVTLSYSVLRNSGRGGLVGSSETELSNSFITYHHNLYENIDSRAPLLRGGIAHMYDNHYLRINESGINSRAGARAKVDNNYFEDSKDVLGTFYTDAAGYWQVGGNIFDNVTWSARGSENNPAGPDPQSNTTVTIPYAFTLDSAACVPDIVGRTAGAGKGLLVSNGSCSPQTPNPTPTATSTSPTPAPTTPTPGPTAPGGTNLSIGAGADGSSKADGTSYGNVRDGDLGTYWSPAGPTGSVSVKWGSATTVSAITVREAAGSAGAIGAWRVLNGDTGAVLASGSGAGAIAVPRTALKKITFEIVGSTGTPRVAEFETYAG, encoded by the coding sequence ATGAGACGACCAGTCGCACTTCGGCTCCACGCGGCAATGGCCACCCTGGCCCTCGCGGCCGCGACCGGCGTAGTGCTGTCGATGCCCCAGGCATCGGCGGCGACCGGTGGCGCCACCGGTTACGCCACCCAGAACGGCGGGACCACCGGCGGTGCCGGAGGCCAGACCGTGCGGGCCACCACGGGCACCGCGATCCACGCGGCTCTGTGCTCACGGGCCAGCAGCAGCACCCCGATCACCATCGAGGTCGAGGGAACGATCAACCACGCCAACACCGCCAAGGTGTCCGGCAGCAGCTGCAACACCGCCGCCGGGGTGATCGAGCTCAAGCAGATCAGCAACGTCACCCTCGTCGGGGTCGGATCCGGCGCGGTCTTCGACCAACTCGGCATCCACATCCGCGAGTCCAGCAACATCATCATCCAGAACGTGACCGTCCGGAACGTCAAGAAGTCCGGTTCGCCGATCTCCAACGGCGGCGACGCCATCGGCATGGAGAGCGACGTCCGCAACGTCTGGGTCGATCACACCACCCTGGAGGCCTCGGGCGGCGAGTCGGAGGGCTACGACGGCCTCTTCGACATGAAGGACAACACCCAGTACGTGACCCTGTCCTACAGCGTCCTGCGCAACTCCGGACGTGGCGGCCTCGTCGGCTCCAGCGAGACCGAGCTCTCGAACAGCTTCATCACGTACCACCACAACCTCTACGAGAACATCGACTCACGCGCTCCCCTGCTGCGCGGCGGCATCGCCCACATGTACGACAACCACTACCTGCGGATCAACGAGTCCGGCATCAACTCCCGTGCCGGTGCCCGCGCCAAGGTCGACAACAACTACTTCGAGGACTCCAAGGACGTCCTCGGCACCTTCTACACCGACGCGGCCGGGTACTGGCAGGTCGGCGGCAACATCTTCGACAACGTGACCTGGTCAGCCCGCGGTTCCGAGAACAACCCGGCGGGACCGGACCCGCAGTCCAACACCACCGTCACCATCCCGTACGCCTTCACCCTCGACTCCGCCGCCTGCGTGCCGGACATCGTCGGCCGGACGGCCGGTGCGGGTAAGGGACTCCTCGTGTCGAACGGCAGCTGCTCCCCGCAGACCCCCAACCCCACTCCGACGGCGACCTCCACATCGCCGACCCCGGCCCCCACCACTCCCACACCCGGACCGACCGCCCCCGGCGGGACCAACCTGAGCATCGGGGCCGGCGCCGACGGCTCCAGCAAGGCCGACGGCACGAGCTACGGCAACGTCCGGGACGGCGACCTCGGCACCTACTGGTCGCCCGCCGGCCCGACCGGTTCGGTGTCCGTCAAGTGGGGCTCCGCCACCACCGTGTCCGCGATCACCGTCCGTGAGGCGGCCGGCTCCGCCGGGGCCATCGGGGCCTGGCGCGTCCTGAACGGCGACACCGGAGCCGTCCTCGCCTCGGGCAGCGGGGCCGGGGCCATCGCCGTCCCCCGTACCGCACTCAAGAAGATCACCTTCGAGATCGTCGGCTCGACGGGCACTCCCCGCGTCGCCGAGTTCGAGACGTACGCCGGGTAG